The Pseudomonas sp. SCA2728.1_7 DNA segment TTGCTCGTGACTGAGCAGATCGCGACGGCCCAGCGCGCCCTCTTCATTCAACGCGTCCAGCGTATTCAGCGCGGTCGGTTGTTTGTCGAAGATTTCTTTGGCCAGTGCATGGCTTTCCACCTGCATCTCGCTGAGCACGACTTTCAGGGTGCTGATGAAATCCGGGACGCCATGGGTCAGCGCCAGATCAATCAGCTCGACGCCCGGCGGCACTGGCAGCCCGGCATCACCAATGACCACCATGTCGCCATGGCCCAGGGACGCGATCAGCCGCGACAGTGCGACGTTAAGCAGAGGAGTCTTTTTCATGCGGGTTTAAAGGCCTGTACGTCGGATTGGGTTGGAATGGACGGTTGCGCGCCGGCGCGGGTTACCGACAGCGCGGCGGCAATCTGCCCGTAGCGAATCGCCTCGGCCTCGGATTTGCCATTGGCCAGCGCCGCCGCAAAGCCACCGACAAAAGTGTCTCCGGCGGCGGTGGTGTCGACAGCCTTCACTTTCGGCGCCGGGAAATGCTCAAAGCTCTGGCCGTTAGCGAACAGCGAACCTTGAGCACCGAGGGTAATGATGACCTTACCCGCCCCCATAGTGATCAGTTGGCTGGCGGCACTTTCTGCGCTTTCCAGCGAGTCCACCGGCAACCCGCTCAACACAGTCGCTTCGCTCTCGTTGGGGATCAGGTAATCGATCGCGGCAAACCAGTCTGCCGGCAGTGCACGACTGGCCGGTGCCGGATTGAGAATGACGATTTTGCCCAGTGCACGCGCACGCTTGAGCGCATGCCCCACCGTGGCATCGGGAATTTCGAGCTGGCAGATGATCACGTCGGCGGCTTGCAGAACCGCATCGAAACGGTCGATCACTGCCGGCGTCATGGCACCGTTGGCACCGGCGACAATGACAATCGCGTTCTGACTGTTGTCATCGACCACGATCAGCGCCACGCCGCTGGAGTCATTGACTGTACTCACTGCCTGACAATCGATCTGCTCGGCCAACAAGGCGTTACGCAATTGCACACCATAGTCGTCATTGCCAACGCAACCGACCATCGCCACCTGTGCGCCCAAACGCGCGGCGGCCACCGCCTGATTGGCGCCCTTGCCACCGGAAACCGTGGCAAACGAGTGACCGATCAGCGTTTCACCACCTACGGGCAACCGTGGCGCCCGGGTCACCAGGTCCATGTTCAGGCTGCCTATTACCACTACATTTGCTGGCATACATCATTACTCGTCAATTCGGTTTCAGCGGTATTCGGTGAACACGCCGGACAACGGGGCGGTCGATTCGCGCAAGACAATACTCGGGGTCACGATCCGCTGATCGGTACCCAGAGTCGGCGTAGCAATCCTTCGCAACAGCACTTCGGCCGCCATCTCGCCCAACTGCAGGATCGATTGCCCCACAGTGGTGAGTGCCGGATACACGTAACGACTCATCTGGATATCGTCGAAACCGATCACCGACAATTCGCTCGGCACGCGAACATTGCGCTCTGCCGCGGCACGCAGCACGCCGATGCCGATCATGTCGTTACCGGCAAAGATCGCGCTCGGTGGATTGCTCTCGAGGAGAATCGCGGCCGCGTTGTAGCCGCCGGTACTGGTGAAATCACTTTCCAGCATGCGCTCCTGGCGGACGTCGATACCCGCCTCTTTCAGAGCCCGGCAATATCCGGCCAGACGCATCTGCGCCACACTGGTACTGGCCGGACCGCCAATGGTGGCAATGTCGCGATGCCCCAATTCGAGCAAGTGCCGGGTGGCGAGGTAAGCGCCGTATTCATGGTCGATGCGCACCAGATCGGCATCGACACCGTCGAGACCACGGTCGACGATGACCATCGGCGTTTTCACTCCGGCCAACCCCTGCGCCAGGCCGCTGTCACCGCCAGCGGAGGCGACGATCAAACCGTCGATGCGTTTCTCCAGCAATACGCGCAAATAGCTGCGCTGCTTGTCGGGATTATCGTCGGAGTTGCAGAGGATCACGCAGTAGCCGTTACGCTCGCAGTAATCCTCGATGCCCCGCGCCAACTCCGCGAAGTACGGGTTGAGGCTGTTCGGCACCAACAGGCCAATGGTTGCAGTGGTCTTGGCCTTCAGCGAGCGCGCTACCGCACTCGGCACATAGTCGAGGCTCTTGATCGCCGCCTCGACTTTCAGCCGCACTTCCTGACTGACCGGCCGCGTGTTGTTCACCACATGCGACACCGTCGTGTAGGAAATTCCCGCGAGAGCTGCCACGTCCTTGATCGTTGCCATGACTTAGCCCCGGCGACTGGCGCGCTGACTGCGATAAGTATCGAGCACCACCGCGATCACGATGACCGCACCCGTGATGATTCGTTTGGTCGGTTCGGTCGCGCCGATCTGCGCCAGACCCGCCGCCAGTACCGAGATGATCAGTACGCCAAAGAATGTGCTGATCACCGAGCCACGCCCGCCCATCAGGCTGGTACCGCCGATCACCACCGCGGCGATCACTTGCAGCTCCAGACCGGAACCGGCGTTCGGGTCAGCAGCTTCCAGACGGGAAATCTGAAACAGCGCGGCGATACCGGCCAGCAGGCCCATCAGGCTGAACACCAGAATCTTGTAGGGTTTCGGATTGATCCCCGCCAGACGCACCGCCTCTTCGTTGGTGCCGATGCCGATCAGGTAGCGACCGAACACGGTACGGGTCAGAACGGCTTGAGCAATGATGATCACCAGCAAGGCAATGATGAACGACGGCGAGATGCCGAACGCGATCGGGTTCGACAGCCAGGCAAACGAGTCACCGATGTACGCCGTGCGCGATCCGGTCATCTGATACGCCAGACCCCGAGCCATTTCCAGCACACCCAGAGAGACGATGAACGATGGAATCCGCCACGCCACTGTGATCGAACCGGTGACCGTACCAGCCAGTGCCGCAACAGCCATGCCGAGCAACGCTGACGGCAACACGCCCCAGCCCCAGCCAAGAATGGCGACGCTGACCGTCGAAGCAGCCAATGCCAGCACCGACCCCACCGAAAGATCGATGCCGCCAATGATCAACACGAAGGTCATGCCGACCGCCAGCACCATCAGATCAGGAATCTGGTTGGCCAGTGTACTGAAGGTGTTATAGGACAGAAAGTGGCTGCTCAAGACCGAGAACAGCGCAATCATCGCCAGCAAGGCACCGGCCAGGCCCAGATAAGTGCCCAGACCATAGAAGTTGCCACTACGTTTGCCGGCAGGAGATGCAGTTTTCATGGGAGATCCCTAGGCGCCGCTTCATTGAGCAACGCATCACGTTTTTGGTAGCCGGCGAACGCGGCGGCAAGCAAGTCATCCTGGGTCCAGCTGTCGCGCTCGAAAGTGTCGATCAAGCGCCCCGCCGAAAGCACGCCGATCCGGTCGCAGATCAGCATCAGTTCACGCAGGTCACTGGACACCACCACCAGCGCTTTGCCCTGACGCGTCAGTTCGCCGAGCAAGGCATAAATGTCAAACTTGGCGCCGACGTCGATGCCACGGGTCGGCTCGTCGAACAGCAGCACCGAACAGTCGCGCTCCAGCCAGCGGCCGATCACGACTTTCTGCTGGTTGCCACCGGACAACTCTGAAACCAGTTGTGTCGGACTCGAACTGCGGATGCGCATGGCGTCGATCTGACGCTGCGCCAGAGCGATTTCGTCGCCGTTGTTGACGACCCCGCCACTGGAAATTTCCGGCATGTTGCCGAGGGCGATGTTGGCGCTGATCGACTGACTCAGCAGCAGGCCTTCACCTTTGCGATCTTCAGTAATCAACGCGATGCCATTACGCACGGCGTCGACGGGTGAGCGCACGCTGACCACTTTGGCCGGGGAGCCGAGCGCGATGCTGCCGCTGTCGGCAACATCCGCCCCGAAAATCAATCGCAGCAATTCAGTGCGCCCTGCCCCGATCAATCCGGAAATCCCGAAGATCTCGCCGGCACGCACTTCGAACGAGACATCGCGCACTTTGTCGGAACGGGTCAGGCCTTTGATCGTCAACGCCGGAGCACCGATCTTGCGCGGGCCCATGTCGATATGTTCGCCCAGTTCACGACCAACCATCAGCGTAACCAGTTGCTCGCTGTTGTAATTGGCCATCGGCTCGACACAGACCAGATTGCCGTCACGCAGCACGGCAATGCGCTGCGCTACGCGGGCCAGCTCTTCGAGACGGTGGGAAATGTAGATGATCGAAACGCCGCGCGCCTGCAAGCGGGTGATCTGCTCAAAGAGCATTTCGACTTCGCGTGCGGTGAGCATCGCGGTCGGCTCATCGAGAATCAGCACATGGCAGTCGCCAATCAGGTTGCGGGCAATTTCGACCATCTGCTGATGCCCGATACCCAACTCGCCAACCAGCGTATCCGGATCAATCGCGTCGAGGCCGACTTGTGCCATGGCTTCAATAGCGGCTTTGCGTAATTGCTTGCGGCTGATCCAGCCGCCGTTGCTTGGCAGGTTGTCGAGAAACAGGTTTTCCGCAACCGACAGTGTCGGTAACAGATTGAGTTCTTGCATGACCATACGCACGCCGAGTTCTTCGGCCTGAGTGCGGCTGCCCGGACGATAGTCTTTGCCCTGGAATTGCATCTGGCCGGTGGTCGGCGTGACCAGTCCGCCGATGATTTTCGACAGGGTACTTTTGCCGGCACCATTCTCGCCGGTCAGCGCCAGCACTTCACCGCGCATCAGCGTCAGATCGATGCCGCTGAGCACCGGCTGCGCATAGGTCTTACCGATACCGCTGACCGAGAGGACAGCGTTCGGGGCGGAAACTGACATAAAAACTCTCCATGCGCTCGCCCGGACGGACGAGCGCCGTTGTGTCGCCAGAAGACTTACTGGGTGACCAGCTCGACCGGTGTTTCGATCACGCCGTTGGCGCCGCTGTCGACTTTCTCGCCCTTGATGATTTTCAGCGCGGTTTCGATGCCGAACACGGCTTGCTTGGCAGCGAACTGGTCAGCAGTAGCCAGCACGCGACCGTCCTTCAGCATTGGCTTGATGGCATTGATGTTGTCGTAACCGACGACCTGAACCTGACCGGCTTTGCCCGCGGCGCGCACGGCGGAGACAGCACCTACAGCCATGCTGTCGTTACCGGCCAGCAATGCTTTGACGTCCGGGTATTCGCTGAGGATCGACGCGGCAACCTTGTTGCCCTTGTCGATTTCCCAGTCACCGGATTGCAGGGAAACGATCTTGATCTGTGCAGCGTCCATCGCATCCTTGAAGCCAGCAGTGCGCTGCTGGGCATTGGTGGTCGTGGACACGCCTTCAATGATGCCGACTTCGTCACCGGCCTTGAGCTGCTTGGCCAAGTATTCGCCGACCAGACGCGCGCCTTTGCGGTTGTCCGGGCCTACAAAAGGCACGCTGATGTTTTTGCTTTTGACGATGGCCGGATCGAGCTGGTTGTCGATGTTGATCACGGTGATGCCGGCATCGACGGCTTTCTTGATCACCGGCACCATGGCCTTGGAATCGGAAGGCGCGATCACCAGTGCATTGACCTTGGCCAGGATCATTTGCTCGACGATGCGGGTCTGGCCAGCAGTGTCGGTTTCATCCTTGATGCCATTGGAGATCAGGTCGAAATCGGCGGAGTGTTCTTTCTGGTAGGCCTTGGCGCCATCTTCCATGGTCAGGAAGAATTCGTTGGCCAGAGACTTCATGACCAGCGCGACTTTAGGTTTTTCGGCGGATTCGGCGAATGCCGAGGAGACAGGTAGTGCAGCGGCTGTGGCAGCCAGCATAGCGACAGCAAGAAGACGTCCAGCGAATGGCAGCTTCATGGGTTCACTCCGATCTTATGATTATTGTGAGCAACGCTTGCGCTGGCGTAAGCTACTTGGCTTTCTGCCGGGCCATAAAGCGCCGGGAGCGCCACGCAAACGTTTGCGTAGACCGAACTATGCGAATCCCGCCGACATTTGTCAACAATCAGAAATCGTCATTTGTTGTAGGGCGAATCGTCGGACTCGCCCCTTCGCTGCTTATGCCGTGGTGCTGACCAGGTTACCGCTGGTGGAACTCTTGGTCATTTCCTTGACCAGTGCACCGGCCACTTCTGCCATCGCAGCGCTGGTTTGCGCGATTTGCCCCTGAATGGACATCACCGCCTGCGATTTGGCCTCAGGCGTCGGATAGCTCTTGGCCTGTGCGGCCGCCAGTTGTTGTTGCTGCTCCTGAAGTTGCTTCTGCAGTTCCTGCATGCGCTTGAGCAACATCTTGACCGTGACGCTCAGGTTGTCGCCGCTTTCAGCCTTGCTGTCTTCTGGCGCGGCAGCACCACCGGTCCTGACCTGATTGTTCGATTCTTTCTCTGTGCCCAGCGCCTCGGTGGAAGCCTCCGCTCCCGCCTCGCTCAATGCATTGATAGTCGCTGCGGTTTTGCCGCCGATGGTGACTGCCGCAGGATTAGATAAACCGACCGTCAGTGACATGTGAACTCCCTAGATTCTGTTTCCTTGAACAACCATCGGCCCCCGCGAAGGTTTCTTTAGCAGAAAAGCCGAAACCGGCCACTCGAATCACTCGACAAAAGCAGTAGTCCTTTTCGGAGAGCCGAACGCGAAAGCGTCCAGTGTTCGGAAACCCGGATAAACGATTCGCCCCGCAATTTGCCAACTCAAAAAATCTTGATGTAAATCATCAAGTTAAACATTTCTCTGACGCAAAGTACGGCTGGTACAGATCCTGCTCCCTTCACCGCACCCCGGGCATCCAGATCGGCTTGGGGTGCATCTAGATGAACCTGCATCAGCACCGTCTCACTACTAGAGAGAAAAATAATGAAATCTGCTTTCAACACTTTGGTTCCGGGCGCTTTGGCCCTTCTCCTGCTCCTGCCCACCGCCCTTCAGGCGAAAGAAGTCGAAACCCAGACCAAGCTCGCTAACGTCGTAGTACTTGCCACCGGCGGCACCATCGCCGGCGCCGGCGCAAGCGCCGCCAACAGCGCCACCTACCAAGCGGCAAAGGTCGGCGTAGAGCAATTGATCGCCGGCATTCCCGAACTGAGCAAACTGGCGAACGTGCGTGGCGAACAAGTCATGCAGATTGCCTCGGAAAGCATCACCAACGAAAACCTCCTGCAACTGGGTCGTCGTGTAGCCGAACTGGCCGACAGCAAAGACGTCGACGGCATCGTCATCACCCACGGCACCGACACCCTGGAAGAAACCGCTTACTTCCTAAACCTCGTGGAAAAAACCGACAAGCCGATCATCGTCGTCGGCTCGATGCGCCCGGGCACTGCCATGTCCGCCGATGGCATGCTTAACCTGTACAACGCCGTGGCCGTGGCCAGCAGCAAAGAAGCGCATGGCAAAGGCGTACTGGTGACCATGAATGACGAAATCCAGTCCGGTCGCGACGTCAGCAAGATGATCAACATCAAGACTGAGGCCTTCAAAAGTGCCTGGGGCCCACTGGGCATGGTGGTTGAAGGCAAATCCTACTGGTTCCGCTTGCCAGCCAAGCGTCACACCATGGATTCGGAATTCGACATCAAAAACATCAAGAGCCTTCCTGACGTAGAAATCGCTTATTCCTACGGCAACGTCAGCGATACTGCCTACAAGGCTCTCGCCCAATCCGGTGCCAAGGCAATTATCCATGCCGGTACCGGTAATGGCTCAGTCTCCTCCCGCGTGGTTCCAGCCCTGCAAGCGCTGCGCAAGGATGGCGTGCAAATCATTCGTTCGTCCCACGTCAACGCTGGCGGCTTCGTTCTGCGTAACGCCGAACAGCCGGACGACAAGTACGACTGGGTTGTTGCTCACGACCTGAACCCGCAGAAAGCTCGCATCCTGGCAATGGTCGCCCTGACCAAAACCAACGACAGCAAAGAGCTGCAACGGATGTTCTGGGAATATTGATGGACCTTCGCCCAATCAATTCTTGATTGGGCACCCTGCGCCACTCGCCTGACCGGTGGGTGGTGCATCGCTCATAACGCTCTCGCACTTTTCCCACAAAAAATTCGACACGACCTACACCAAACTCGGAAAACCGCTGTCAGAGGATTTTCTTGAATTTTAAGCAGTTGCGAAAATGCTTACAGTTAAATACTGTATGCACGTACAGCTTAATAAGGATAACCTCGTGGCCACCTCCCCTGATGCTCCTGACGCTTACGAACGTATGGGCATGCGCGTTCAGAAAATCATCAATTCCCCCGCCGCACAAAAAGCCAAAGCCGCACTGATCTTCCGTCTGCCGGACGAGCCGATGGACGAGTGGGAGCGCCTGCTCGAGGAAATCGACGAGAACGACAACGTCACCCTCGCCTATCGCGACGACGGTGGCGTGCAGATTTTTTGGGTTGTACCGAAGGAAGATTGATTCAATGAGTGTCCGCTGTTTTGCTTTGCTGCTTTTGTTCATCGCCGTGGGTGCCCAGGCTGGCGCACCCCGCACATTTACCGAAGCCAAGAAGGTCGCCTGGAAGCTGTATGCGCCGCAATCCACAGAGTTTTATTGCGGGTGCAAGTACACCGGCAACAAGGTTGACCTGAAGGCTTGCGGTTACGTACCGCGCAAGAATGCCAAGCGTGCGTCACGCATTGAATGGGAACACATTGTGCCGGCCTGGCAGTTCGGCCATCAGCGTCAGTGCTGGCAAGAAGGTGGACGCAAAAACTGCACGCGTTACGACCCAAGCTATCAAAAGGCTGAAGCCGATCTGCATAACCTGGTGCCGAGCATTGGCGAGGTCAATGGCGATCGCAGCAATTTCAGCTACGGCTGGCTGCCAGTGCAATCCGGGCAATACGGTTCATGCCTGACCCAGGTTGACTTCAAAGCGAAGAAGGTCATGCCTCGCCCGTCCATACGCGGCATGATTGCCCGCACTTATTTTTACATGAGCAAGCAGTACGGCTTGCGCCTGTCGAAACAGGATCGACAATTGTATGAGGCGTGGGACAAGACTTACCCGGTGCAGGACTGGGAGCGTCAGCGCAATCAGAGCGTGGCGTGTGTGATGGGCCGCGGTAATGAATTCGTCGGCCCGGTGAACATGAAAGCCTGCGGTTGATTTCAGCGCAGAAAAAAGGCCTCGAACGTTATGTTCGAGGCCTTTTCATTTGTGCCTAGTTGGCTGCCTTGTTGTGACGCCAGTAGCCCATCAAATTGAGAGACTCACGAGGCATGCCACATTCTTTGATCAGGTATCTGCGCAAACTCATCACCGCCGCCGACTCTCCGGCAATCCAGCCATAAAAGCCCTCAGTGGCGGTATCGGCGATTTCCCAGAGAATGTCCTTCTCTATGTCAACGTCAGCCAATTCAATCGCTTGCCCCACTGAAGATACATGGACGGGCAAAGTCGCCGCCCTGACCGCCTCCACCATCAGCGCTCCCGCGACTGTTTCGCTCGCAGGTTCCCGGATCAACCAACGTACCGACAACGCCGGCCAATCAGGGACGTCGAGCATGTCCTGAGCACTGTCCACTTCGAAAAATGCCTGAACTTGTGGTGGCTCGGCGAGCATCGCCAACTCATCAAGAATGCCCATGGCTGCTGGCAGCGCCGTCGCATCTGCAACGAGCAAAAGCTGCTTGAGTGCCTGTGGCGGCTTCCATTCAAAACCGCCGGCCTCCTGCGCCGAGAAATGGCGATCAGGCGCAAGGATCTGCATCGAATCACCAGGCTGCGAATGCAGCGCCCAACGCGACGCCGGCCCGGTCTCACCGTGCAGAACAAAATCAATATCGACTTCGCCTTGCTCCGCGCGTAAATGCCGGATGGTGTAGGTGCGCATAGCGGGACGTCGGTCTGCCAGCATCGCGCGAAACCGGGCGTACCAACCTTCCTCTTGAGAAAGCTTGGCCTGCGAGCCATTGGCTGCAGGAAAGAACAGCTTCACCCGCTGATCCGGCGCCCAGGTCGCCATTTCTCGGACTGGAAGACCGACGAGCGTGATCCGCATCATGTGCGGGCTCAACCGGGTTTTTCGATGCAAGGTTACATCGAACAATTTGTAAGGATTGGCGGAGGCCATGGGGAACTCCTTCAGGAAATCATCAACGACTTCAATAGGAACGAGTCGCGCTAGAGAGCCTTTAGGAGATTCCGCCGACTGGAACGTTTACGGCGTGAGCGGATGCTCGACCAACACCGATTCAACGTTTTGTTTCTTGGCCTTCACCAGCGCAGCATCCACTTGAACCTTGCGAGCTTCCGCTTCAGCCTGGGAGTTGAACGGGCCAATCAGAATTCGCGTTTTGCCGCTGCTGTCCTTGATCACCGTAGGCACGAAGGCGTGCTCGATGAGCCAGCCACTCAGGTCGCTGACAGCCTGTGGCGTTTCACCGCGCACTTCGAGATCCCATTGTGGTGCAGCGGCCGCCGCCGGCGCCGTCACTGCTGCCGACTGTGGTTTTGGTGCGTCTGCATTCTTGCCTTCACCACACCCTGCCAATACCAGTGCCGCGACTACCCAAACCAATTTGCGCACAACGCTTTCCTCGAAATTCTCAAAGCCGCGATCTTATCATTCATAAATACTTCGCGAGCCCCGCAAAATGGGCACAAAACAACGAGATTGATGCCTGCAGCCTCTGTATAGTTACGCCCTGGGAATTAATGCCGCATCTGCGCGTCAGAAAGAGGCACCCAAACCGTGAGACTTCGCACTAATCTATACGTACCACCGACCTCTGCACTGTCTGAATCAGGTGCCCTACAAAGCAATCAAGGAGAAGACCATGCTGATACTCACCCGCAAAGTCGGTGAAAGCATAAACATCGGTGATGACATCACTATCACCATTCTGGGCGTAAGCGGCCAACAGGTCCGCATTGGTATCAACGCTCCGAAAAACGTTGCCGTGCACCGTGAAGAGATTTACCAGCGCATTCAGGCTGGCCTGACCGCCCCGGACAAGCCACAAACTCCCTGAGCCGCCTCGCAGTCAGTAGCCAGTCCGTTTTACCTTGTGGAATGACTGGCTAGAGATTCACGCGCCGTTTTGCCATCCGCTCCCACCTCGCTGGGTACGGCGCCTGACACATGATCCTTCCGCGTTACCTTCCCGCCCTTTCTGCTGATCGATACTACCGAGCATTCTCAAGGCTGGCTGTCGGACATTTCCGATAGAGCGAAGGGAATTGGCCTTCCTACCCGAACGTCACACCACGTGCCATGCCTGTGGCTGCAACCATCATCAGCACCAGTAGCAGCGCTTCGACGTGACTGATGCGTGCAAACATCTTTGCTCTCCCGGTATCGAGCACCGCCCCCCGCGCCTTGGCGATCCGCCATTTGATCAGCGTGATCATCGGCGCAAACTCCATCAACAGAATCAGCACGAACAGCGTCATCTTCAGGTGAAACAGCGGCTGATGAAGATAATAGTCAGTGCCTTTTTCGTAACCGCCAAAGGCACGCATCCCGCCTGTGATCAACAAGATCAGCGCGCAAATCCCCCAGAAATTGTCAGCCAGCAGAACCCGCCCGGCCTCCCCCGTCCCGGCCGCCAGGCGACTGAACGCCGTCCCACGCGTCAGCACCGCCCAAAAACCCAAGGCAAATGCCAGCAGATGAACAGCTGCAAGAAACCAATGAACCAGCATCGATACACCCTCATCAGAAAGAGTTGAAAATCGGCCAGTCAGTAGTAGTTGAAAAAACAAGGATTTGCCTGCGGGGTGTCGCCAGGCTTTCAGGAGAGATCGAAAGGAGAAATTTCAGCCAGTTGAGGCAAATCGCAGGCAAAAAAAATCCCAAGCAGCTGATGGAAGCTTGGGATTTAAAAATGCATAAACCGTGGTGGTGAACGCGGGGCGAATGTTACTTAATCCCACGATCAGTAACAACATTTTTTTGATAACCGGTTGGTTAGTAACAGTCGTAACCTGTTCAATATCCACACTTTTTCAAAGGGCGCTGGCGACGAACGGTGAATAGTCAGCCAACTGCCTGCCCCGACGACGCAGAAATTCGATCATAGGTGGGAGGCACGACGAAGACTTGCGCACGCCATTCAGCAAGGACTGCTAAACGGTGAAGCACGACTCGCAGTGGATCAACAGGCCTCGCATGGAATTTCGAATGCCCTGAGAACTAAACGCGAAGTCGAGTTGACGCTCTGATGAGGGTTTTGCAAATAGCAGACAACAAAAAAGGGCCCACCTTTCGGTGAGCCCTTCTAGACCGCCCAGCAGAGCGGATTTTGTTTGGTAGGCGCGATTGGACTCGAACCAACGACCCCCACCATGTCAAGGTGGTGCTCTAACCAACTGAGCTACGTGCCTGCTGTGAGGCGGCATTCTACGGAATTCCGGAGGGGTGTCAACACCTTTTTTTCACCTAACCCTATGAATATGCAAAATATTTAATTTCGGGTCGCTGAGGAAGATTTTCCGGTGGCTGGCGGAGGTTTTTCAACTCGGGTAGGATCGGCGCACTCGTAAAATATATTAAACAGAGGCTGCAGGATGGCGAACACCCCTTACCCAGAGTCTTATTACGCTGCGTCGGCCAACGCTGTACCGCCCCGCCCTGCCTTGCAGGATGATGTGGAGACGGACGTCTGTGTGATCGGCGCCGGGTATACCGGATTGTCTTCTGCCCTGTTTCTGCTGGAAAACGGTTTTCGCGTCACCGTGCTGGAAGCGGCCAAGGTCGGTTTCGGCGCCTCCGGGCGTAATGGCGGGCAGATCGTTAACAGTTATAGCCGTGACATTGACGTGATCGAACGCAGTGTCGGTCCCAAGCAAGCGCAACTACTCGGACATATGGCGTTCGAGGGTGGCCGGATCATTCGCGAGCGTGTGGCCAAGTACAACATCCAGTGCGACCTGAAGGATGGCGGCGTGCTCGCCGCATTGACAGGCAAGCAGATGGGCCACCTCGAATCGCAGAAGCGCCTCTGGGAGCGCTTCGGTCATACGCAGCTGGAATTGCTCGATCAACGTCGTATTCGCGAAGTGGTTGCCTGCGATCAGTACGTCGGCGGCATGCTCGACATGAGCGGCGGGCATATTCATCCGCTGAACCTCGCGCTCGGCGAAGCGGCGGCGGTCGAGTCCCTCGGCGGCATCATCTATGAGCAATCGCCTGCCGTGCGCATCGAACGCGGCGCCAATCCGGTGGTGCATACGCCGCAAGGCAAGGTCAGGGCCAAGTTCATCATCGTCGCCGGCAATGCCTATCTCGGCAACCTGGTACCTGAACTGGCGGCCAAATCGATGCCATGCGGCACGCAAGTGATCACCACCGAACCGCTGGGCGATGAGCTGGCGAAAGCCTTGCTGCCACAGGATTATTGCGTTGAAGACTGCAATTACTTGCTCGACTACTACCGCCTGACCGGCGACAAACGCCTGATCTTCGGCGGTGGCGTGGTGTATGGCGCGCGCGATCCGGCGAACATCGAAGCGATCATTCGCCCGAAGATGCTCAAGGCTTTCCCGCAACTCAAGGATGTGAAGATTGACTACGCCTGGACAGGAAATTTCCTGCTGACCCTGTCGCGTTTGCCGCAAGTCGGCCGTTTGGGCGACAACATCTACTACTCGCAGGGTTGCAGCGGCCACGGCGTGACCTACACGCACCTGGCGGGCAAAGTATTGGCTGAGGCTTTACGCGGCCAGGCTGAGCGCTTCGATGCGTTTGCCGACTTGCCGCACTACCCGTTTCCCGGCGGGCAACTGTTGCGCACACCGTTTGCCGCACTGGGTGCGTGGTATTACGGGCTACGCGATAAATT contains these protein-coding regions:
- a CDS encoding siderophore-interacting protein, with product MASANPYKLFDVTLHRKTRLSPHMMRITLVGLPVREMATWAPDQRVKLFFPAANGSQAKLSQEEGWYARFRAMLADRRPAMRTYTIRHLRAEQGEVDIDFVLHGETGPASRWALHSQPGDSMQILAPDRHFSAQEAGGFEWKPPQALKQLLLVADATALPAAMGILDELAMLAEPPQVQAFFEVDSAQDMLDVPDWPALSVRWLIREPASETVAGALMVEAVRAATLPVHVSSVGQAIELADVDIEKDILWEIADTATEGFYGWIAGESAAVMSLRRYLIKECGMPRESLNLMGYWRHNKAAN
- a CDS encoding asparaginase, whose product is MKSAFNTLVPGALALLLLLPTALQAKEVETQTKLANVVVLATGGTIAGAGASAANSATYQAAKVGVEQLIAGIPELSKLANVRGEQVMQIASESITNENLLQLGRRVAELADSKDVDGIVITHGTDTLEETAYFLNLVEKTDKPIIVVGSMRPGTAMSADGMLNLYNAVAVASSKEAHGKGVLVTMNDEIQSGRDVSKMINIKTEAFKSAWGPLGMVVEGKSYWFRLPAKRHTMDSEFDIKNIKSLPDVEIAYSYGNVSDTAYKALAQSGAKAIIHAGTGNGSVSSRVVPALQALRKDGVQIIRSSHVNAGGFVLRNAEQPDDKYDWVVAHDLNPQKARILAMVALTKTNDSKELQRMFWEY
- a CDS encoding SPOR domain-containing protein; the protein is MRKLVWVVAALVLAGCGEGKNADAPKPQSAAVTAPAAAAAPQWDLEVRGETPQAVSDLSGWLIEHAFVPTVIKDSSGKTRILIGPFNSQAEAEARKVQVDAALVKAKKQNVESVLVEHPLTP
- a CDS encoding endonuclease I family protein yields the protein MSVRCFALLLLFIAVGAQAGAPRTFTEAKKVAWKLYAPQSTEFYCGCKYTGNKVDLKACGYVPRKNAKRASRIEWEHIVPAWQFGHQRQCWQEGGRKNCTRYDPSYQKAEADLHNLVPSIGEVNGDRSNFSYGWLPVQSGQYGSCLTQVDFKAKKVMPRPSIRGMIARTYFYMSKQYGLRLSKQDRQLYEAWDKTYPVQDWERQRNQSVACVMGRGNEFVGPVNMKACG
- a CDS encoding FAD-binding oxidoreductase, which translates into the protein MANTPYPESYYAASANAVPPRPALQDDVETDVCVIGAGYTGLSSALFLLENGFRVTVLEAAKVGFGASGRNGGQIVNSYSRDIDVIERSVGPKQAQLLGHMAFEGGRIIRERVAKYNIQCDLKDGGVLAALTGKQMGHLESQKRLWERFGHTQLELLDQRRIREVVACDQYVGGMLDMSGGHIHPLNLALGEAAAVESLGGIIYEQSPAVRIERGANPVVHTPQGKVRAKFIIVAGNAYLGNLVPELAAKSMPCGTQVITTEPLGDELAKALLPQDYCVEDCNYLLDYYRLTGDKRLIFGGGVVYGARDPANIEAIIRPKMLKAFPQLKDVKIDYAWTGNFLLTLSRLPQVGRLGDNIYYSQGCSGHGVTYTHLAGKVLAEALRGQAERFDAFADLPHYPFPGGQLLRTPFAALGAWYYGLRDKFGM
- the csrA gene encoding carbon storage regulator CsrA, which produces MLILTRKVGESINIGDDITITILGVSGQQVRIGINAPKNVAVHREEIYQRIQAGLTAPDKPQTP
- a CDS encoding DUF2214 family protein, yielding MLVHWFLAAVHLLAFALGFWAVLTRGTAFSRLAAGTGEAGRVLLADNFWGICALILLITGGMRAFGGYEKGTDYYLHQPLFHLKMTLFVLILLMEFAPMITLIKWRIAKARGAVLDTGRAKMFARISHVEALLLVLMMVAATGMARGVTFG
- a CDS encoding DUF1654 domain-containing protein, which codes for MLTVKYCMHVQLNKDNLVATSPDAPDAYERMGMRVQKIINSPAAQKAKAALIFRLPDEPMDEWERLLEEIDENDNVTLAYRDDGGVQIFWVVPKED